One genomic window of Oncorhynchus kisutch isolate 150728-3 linkage group LG26, Okis_V2, whole genome shotgun sequence includes the following:
- the LOC109871427 gene encoding ropporin-1, which yields MSRPNSSGSGCSHTGMSVHIPQELPDFLLQFTKDAIRAQPEDIIEYSTAYFTAMVKGQPFSVKPNPETKLELTNEILGILHSQLSERETVRKLEIGLIWKSLNMPENTLNHILSMGKFGEEIEWNKFLASCCSYLGKNVKDALTQACYIMNCDSNCKPPDACVSFETFRFLYTYLAVGNENISQSQIDRVLSYLQKRAISNNGVVKVSDFINNRKLRLDPTN from the exons ATGTCTAGGCCTAATTCAAGTGGAAGTGGATGCAGTCACACTGGAATGAGTGTTCATATTCCACAAGAGTTGCCAGACTTTTTGCTGCAGTTCACCAAAGATGCCATCAGAGCTCAGCCAGAGGATATTATTGAGTATTCCACTGC GTACTTCACAGCTATGGTGAAAGGACAGCCTTTTTCAGTGAAGCCAAATCCTGAAACCAAACTGGAACTGACAAATGAGATATTGGGAATTCTACATTCCCAG TTATCTGAAAGGGAGACCGTTAGAAAGTTGGAGATTGGGCTCATATGGAAAAGTTTGAATATGCCAGAGAATACCTTGAACCACATCCTTTCAATGGGAAAGTTTGGTGAAGAAATTGAATGGAATAAATTCCTTGCTTCATGCTGCAGTTATCTTGGAAAG AATGTCAAAGATGCCTTGACTCAGGCCTGCTACATAATGAACTGCGATTCCAACTGTAAGCCTCCAGATGCATGTGTGTCCTTTGAAACCTTCCGGTTTCTCTACACCTACCTGGCAGTTGGGAATGAGAACATCTCACAGTCGCAGATTGACAGAGTTCTCAGCTATCTGCAAAAGAGAGC GATCTCGAACAACGGTGTGGTAAAAGTATCAGACTTCATCAACAATCGCAAATTGCGTCTGGATCCAACTAACTGA